A portion of the Thunnus albacares chromosome 5, fThuAlb1.1, whole genome shotgun sequence genome contains these proteins:
- the ccm2l gene encoding cerebral cavernous malformations 2 protein-like isoform X1, translating into MDYEPKKSKKGFVSPIKRLVWSKSGRRQADRASVYRRPLHTVPLYPPDYLIHPERLIFDYVEKEVKFLGHLTWVSVSLNPSSRDELLQLLDTARQLKVLPLKTSVDQDCILSLSARCLLLTWRDNEKLLMRIPTHEIAAASYLRDDALHLLVLKTGLNVDTVVAGDDSLDRKKPTGIDGRRQTMSCNADPRPAGGTMERRHTICGVDWRPSLSRSNHDKNQNVERGGGGGGGGGGGGGGERGGGGSLERKRVGGSWERRQPTRKPGGSWENRRARPMSGSWGVGVGGGGSWERRHGGGGGGGGGGGSWERRGGGGGGGGGGGGSWERRQACTGSWERGKSYGSWERRNHNPLEPTPCPDAYCNLVILAVENRDAAEEYCSLICQMFQVIYGHQTIECVDRAGFHYTMPDRYWLQRSDSCLSDMSYSYDPEFSCCSSYDGSQDAFELYYSETYSESSSLSLRDSHRSLASVSDGGDSNPALMLMQEYMITLRNKLSPVELQQFAVLLREYRLGSNIDHFCSELLQLYGDNRKFLLLGMRSFIPDKDVGVFESFLESIGIREGGILTDSFGRIKRSMSNTSATAMRGRYDSCSLASGSQEFNRRITDITHDIQALGFQDTHGDIEEEDYYL; encoded by the exons ATGGACTATGAACCCAAGAAATCCAAGAAG GGTTTTGTCTCTCCCATTAAGCGGCTGGTCTGGTCCAAATCTGGTCGCAGGCAGGCGGACCGAGCCAGTGTTTACCGCCGCCCGCTGCACACTGTCCCCCTCTACCCCCCTGACTACCTCATCCACCCTGAAAGACTCATCTTTGACTATGTGGAGAAGGAGGTTAAG TTCCTTGGCCACCTAACCTGGGTGTCAGTTTCCCTGAACCCCTCCAGCCGAGACGAGCTGCTACAACTACTGGACACAGCCAGG CAGTTGAAGGTGTTGCCACTGAAGACCAGCGTGGATCAGGACTGTATTCTGAGTCTGTCCGCTCGTTGTCTGCTGCTGACGTGGAGAGACAACGAGAAGCTGCTGATGAGGATCCCAACGCATGAGATCGCTGCTGCCTCCTACCTGAGAGACGATGCACTGCACCTGCTGGTCCTCAAGACAG GTCTGAACGTAGACACTGTGGTTGCTGGGGACGACAGCCTGGACAGGAAAAAGCCAACTGGAATCGATGGCAGACGTCAAACCATGAGCTGTAACGCTGACCCACGACCTGCAGGGGGGACGATGGAACGACGACACACCATCTGTGGAGTCGACTGGAGGCCTTCACTGTCCAGGAGTAACCATGACAAAAACCAGAatgtggagagaggaggaggaggaggaggaggaggaggaggagggggagggggagagagagggggaggagggagtttagagaggaagagagtggGAGGGAGCTGGGAGAGGAGACAGCCAACACGTAAACCAGGAGGGAGCTGGGAGAACCGCAGGGCAAGGCCCATGAGCGGGAGTTGGGGTGTGGGTGTAGGAGGGGGAGGGAGCTGGGAGAGGAGGcatggaggagggggaggaggtggtggaggaggagggagctgggagaggagaggaggaggtggtggaggaggtggcGGTGGGGGAGGAAGCTGGGAGCGACGGCAGGCCTGCACGGGGAGCTGGGAGCGGGGGAAGAGCTACGGCAGCTGGGAGAGGAGGAACCACAACCCGCTGGAGCCGACACCTTGCCCCGACGCCTACTGTAACCTGGTCATCCTGGCTGTGGAGAACAGG gatGCTGCAGAGGAGTACTGTTCCCTGATCTGTCAGATGTTCCAGGTCATTTACGGTCATCAGACCATCGAGTGTGTTGACAGGGCAGGGTTCCACTACACCATGCCAGACCGATACTGGCTGCAGAGGA gtgacagctgtctgtctgacatGTCCTACAGTTATGATCCAGAGTTTAGCTGCTGCAGCTCATA TGATGGTTCCCAGGATGCCTTTGAGCTCTACTACAGTGAGACATACAGTGAGAGTTCGTCTCTGTCCCTGCGGGACTCCCATCGCAGTCTGGCTTCAGTCAGTGATGGAGGAGACAGCAACCCCGCCCTGATGCTGATGCAGGAGTACATGAtcact ctgcGTAATAAACTGAGTCCGGTGGAGTTGCAGCAGTTTGCTGTGTTGCTGAGAGAATATAGACTGGGATCAAACATCGACCATTTCTGCTCcgagctgctgcagctgtacGGAGACAACCGCAAGTTCCTGCTGCTGg GCATGCGTTCGTTCATCCCAGACAAGGACGTTGGGGTGTTTGAGAGTTTCTTGGAGAGTATTGGGATCCGGGAGGGTGGAATTTTAACCGACAGCTTTGGACGCATCAAACGCAGCATGAGCAACACTTCAGCCACAGCAATGAGAGG CAGGTACGACAGCTGCTCTCTGGCCTCAGGATCCCAGGAATTCAACCGACGGATCACTGACATCACCCATGACATCCAGGCGCTCGGCTTCCAGGACACACACGGAGACATTGAGGAGGAAGACTACTACCTCTGA
- the ccm2l gene encoding cerebral cavernous malformations 2 protein-like isoform X2 translates to MDYEPKKSKKGFVSPIKRLVWSKSGRRQADRASVYRRPLHTVPLYPPDYLIHPERLIFDYVEKEVKFLGHLTWVSVSLNPSSRDELLQLLDTARQLKVLPLKTSVDQDCILSLSARCLLLTWRDNEKLLMRIPTHEIAAASYLRDDALHLLVLKTGLNVDTVVAGDDSLDRKKPTGIDGRRQTMSCNADPRPAGGTMERRHTICGVDWRPSLSRSNHDKNQNVERGGGGGGGGGGGGGGERGGGGSLERKRVGGSWERRQPTRKPGGSWENRRARPMSGSWGVGVGGGGSWERRHGGGGGGGGGGGSWERRGGGGGGGGGGGGSWERRQACTGSWERGKSYGSWERRNHNPLEPTPCPDAYCNLVILAVENRDAAEEYCSLICQMFQVIYGHQTIECVDRAGFHYTMPDRYWLQRSDSCLSDMSYSYDPEFSCCSSYDGSQDAFELYYSETYSESSSLSLRDSHRSLASVSDGGDSNPALMLMQEYMITLRNKLSPVELQQFAVLLREYRLGSNIDHFCSELLQLYGDNRKFLLLGMRSFIPDKDVGVFESFLESIGIREGGILTDSFGRIKRSMSNTSATAMRGYDSCSLASGSQEFNRRITDITHDIQALGFQDTHGDIEEEDYYL, encoded by the exons ATGGACTATGAACCCAAGAAATCCAAGAAG GGTTTTGTCTCTCCCATTAAGCGGCTGGTCTGGTCCAAATCTGGTCGCAGGCAGGCGGACCGAGCCAGTGTTTACCGCCGCCCGCTGCACACTGTCCCCCTCTACCCCCCTGACTACCTCATCCACCCTGAAAGACTCATCTTTGACTATGTGGAGAAGGAGGTTAAG TTCCTTGGCCACCTAACCTGGGTGTCAGTTTCCCTGAACCCCTCCAGCCGAGACGAGCTGCTACAACTACTGGACACAGCCAGG CAGTTGAAGGTGTTGCCACTGAAGACCAGCGTGGATCAGGACTGTATTCTGAGTCTGTCCGCTCGTTGTCTGCTGCTGACGTGGAGAGACAACGAGAAGCTGCTGATGAGGATCCCAACGCATGAGATCGCTGCTGCCTCCTACCTGAGAGACGATGCACTGCACCTGCTGGTCCTCAAGACAG GTCTGAACGTAGACACTGTGGTTGCTGGGGACGACAGCCTGGACAGGAAAAAGCCAACTGGAATCGATGGCAGACGTCAAACCATGAGCTGTAACGCTGACCCACGACCTGCAGGGGGGACGATGGAACGACGACACACCATCTGTGGAGTCGACTGGAGGCCTTCACTGTCCAGGAGTAACCATGACAAAAACCAGAatgtggagagaggaggaggaggaggaggaggaggaggaggagggggagggggagagagagggggaggagggagtttagagaggaagagagtggGAGGGAGCTGGGAGAGGAGACAGCCAACACGTAAACCAGGAGGGAGCTGGGAGAACCGCAGGGCAAGGCCCATGAGCGGGAGTTGGGGTGTGGGTGTAGGAGGGGGAGGGAGCTGGGAGAGGAGGcatggaggagggggaggaggtggtggaggaggagggagctgggagaggagaggaggaggtggtggaggaggtggcGGTGGGGGAGGAAGCTGGGAGCGACGGCAGGCCTGCACGGGGAGCTGGGAGCGGGGGAAGAGCTACGGCAGCTGGGAGAGGAGGAACCACAACCCGCTGGAGCCGACACCTTGCCCCGACGCCTACTGTAACCTGGTCATCCTGGCTGTGGAGAACAGG gatGCTGCAGAGGAGTACTGTTCCCTGATCTGTCAGATGTTCCAGGTCATTTACGGTCATCAGACCATCGAGTGTGTTGACAGGGCAGGGTTCCACTACACCATGCCAGACCGATACTGGCTGCAGAGGA gtgacagctgtctgtctgacatGTCCTACAGTTATGATCCAGAGTTTAGCTGCTGCAGCTCATA TGATGGTTCCCAGGATGCCTTTGAGCTCTACTACAGTGAGACATACAGTGAGAGTTCGTCTCTGTCCCTGCGGGACTCCCATCGCAGTCTGGCTTCAGTCAGTGATGGAGGAGACAGCAACCCCGCCCTGATGCTGATGCAGGAGTACATGAtcact ctgcGTAATAAACTGAGTCCGGTGGAGTTGCAGCAGTTTGCTGTGTTGCTGAGAGAATATAGACTGGGATCAAACATCGACCATTTCTGCTCcgagctgctgcagctgtacGGAGACAACCGCAAGTTCCTGCTGCTGg GCATGCGTTCGTTCATCCCAGACAAGGACGTTGGGGTGTTTGAGAGTTTCTTGGAGAGTATTGGGATCCGGGAGGGTGGAATTTTAACCGACAGCTTTGGACGCATCAAACGCAGCATGAGCAACACTTCAGCCACAGCAATGAGAGG GTACGACAGCTGCTCTCTGGCCTCAGGATCCCAGGAATTCAACCGACGGATCACTGACATCACCCATGACATCCAGGCGCTCGGCTTCCAGGACACACACGGAGACATTGAGGAGGAAGACTACTACCTCTGA